The Saccharolobus shibatae B12 genomic interval TACATTAGTATTTATCAATTAGCATTAAAAACTTACTTTTAACCGTGACCAAGCGGAAATAAATTTATAAATGATAAAGTAGAGGGGTTTAAGTGGGGGGTTGATGATGGGGGTAGAGTTAGCTTTTCCTAAAGTAGTAGGAAAGCAAGTATATGGAAGCCTATATGATTGTGAGGAGGACGTTTTAAAAGATACTAAAAGACTAGAGCAAATAATAAAAGAAGCTGCAGACGTGGGTAATATGAACATTCTTGATATAAAGTCATGGAAAATTGGAGAAGGAGTAAGTGTAGTGGCGATTATACTAGAAAGTCATATAACTGTACACACATGGCCTGAGTATAGATTCGCAACAGTTGATGTCTACTCTTGTGGTCCACATACTAGCCCCTTAAAAGCATTTAATTATATAGTGGAAAAATTGGGGGCTAAGAAATATACTATAAATGAGGCTGATAGATCATCGGAGTTCTAATAGTAGGTGGGGGATTAGCTGGACTATTATTGGCATATAATATTCTGGATTCTAATCCAATAGTTTTTGATAGAAGACGTTTTCCGGGTAAGAAGTGTACTGGTGTAATAAGCCGTAAAACATTTTTAGAGCTCGGTGTTAGCAGAGAATTTATAGATAGA includes:
- the speD gene encoding adenosylmethionine decarboxylase, with product MMGVELAFPKVVGKQVYGSLYDCEEDVLKDTKRLEQIIKEAADVGNMNILDIKSWKIGEGVSVVAIILESHITVHTWPEYRFATVDVYSCGPHTSPLKAFNYIVEKLGAKKYTINEADRSSEF